A DNA window from Patagioenas fasciata isolate bPatFas1 chromosome 1, bPatFas1.hap1, whole genome shotgun sequence contains the following coding sequences:
- the PROSER1 gene encoding proline and serine-rich protein 1 isoform X2 gives MDKKSFETVLDEIRKAVLTEYKLKAIEYVHGYFSSEQVVELLRYFSWAEPQLKAIKALQHKIVAVPASKMVNILNCFTFSKDKLIALEILASNIVDAQNYRLIEDLFRINMSEKKRCRRILEQASKTGCKAPHAMISSCGMIPGNPYPKGKPSRINGIFPGTPIKKDTEECTNEGKGIAARILGPSKPAPSTYNPHKPVPYPIPPCRPHATIAPSAYNNAGLVPMANVIAPGLPAPPPYTANPVVSENEDLSSQAKPSQNQAFSAQTNQLFTPHGSNPSTPAATPVPTPSPVKAISHPLAPATPLIPGMNMSTPVLPVFPGQVSSSIHTSQPPTPTPTVIKSLSLPGVPVTSAHSATSTPIPAVFSGLASITTATPAPQGSSTPCATPAPGEAFASATAPFAGLPFSATSSIVSANNPTPLSSVFAGLPLSLPPSTQGISSPVPSTIANSSATTIPGSLSLPNPILSVLKGFLTSNDTSLINSSALPSAMTSELASLSALANQSSDPPTSSVNKCYTPSATPTPQRPSTPGLAIFPGLPSPSVANSSSTPPTLPTQSPLTTSPSIMPVNCGSSASLLHGTSPTNPDQQLSSAPAATNIPVLVKTEPMSPTLSAFKGPSHSAGPSHGTIGLSALGRAYTSAASVPVSLPSSLNPALSGLSSLSVPLNNSSSLASISLPHGSSAPIAPVFNGLPPFTSLTSNFAFTGNPALTPPVTLPGSLLATPSTSASAMSAPHVSSTAAVLSGLAASATVSAPPFSLNLSSAVPSLFSVAQGPLGSSNPSFPGFPVSNTPSVTPALPSFPGLQASSAVAAVAPLPAAATAPSPAPVLPGFASAFSSNFNSALVAQAGLTSGLQTPGNAVFPGLLSLPGIPGFPQSAAQSSLQELQHSAAAQSALLQAHSASALENYTAQTEGFANYPSTPGTPFSLQTSLPQSGWQ, from the exons ATGGATAAGAAATCATTTGAAACCGTGCTGGATGAAATTAGAAAG GCTGTATTGACTGAGTACAAATTAAAAGCTATTGAATATGTTCACGGATACTTTTCTAGTGAACAG GTTGTTGAGTTATTGAGATATTTTTCCTGGGCTGAACCACAGCTTAAGGCGATAAAGGCTTTACAACAT AAAATAGTGGCAGTTCCGGCATCGAAAATGGTTAATATTCTCAACTGCTTCACATTCAGTAAAGATAAACTTATTGCCCTTGAAATCTTAGCGTC caACATTGTTGATGCTCAGAATTATCGGCTTATTGAAGATCTGTTCAGAATTAATATGTCAGagaagaaaagatgcagaagaatTCTTGAACAG gCTTCAAAAACGGGTTGTAAGGCTCCTCATGCTATGATATCATCCTGTGGCATGATTCCTGGCAACCCTTATCCCAAGGGCAAACCAAGCCGCATAAACGGAATTTTTCCA ggaACCCCTATCAAAAAGGACACAGAAGAATGTACTAATGAAGGAAAGGGAATAGCAGCCCGTATACTTGGACCATCCAAACCT GCTCCATCAACCTACAACCCACACAAACCAGTTCCATACCCCATCCCACCATGTCGGCCACATGCAACTATTGCACCAA GTGCTTACAACAATGCCGGCTTAGTTCCAATGGCTAATGTCATAGCTCCAGGCTTACCAGCTCCTCCGCCATACACTGCTAACCCAGTGGTATCAG AAAATGAGGACCTTTCCAGCCAGGCAAAACCTTCCCAAAATCAAG CTTTTTCTGCACAAACGAATCAGCTCTTTACTCCTCATGGTTCTAATCCTTCAACACCTGCTGCTACTCCAGTCCCTACCCCATCACCTGTCAAGGCAATAAGCCATCCATTAGCACCTGCAACTCCACTCATCCCTGGGATGAACATGTCTACCCCTGTCCTTCCTGTTTTCCCAGGACAGGTCTCCTCTTCCATCCATACATCTCAGCCACCCACCCCAACCCCTACTGTCATCAAATCCCTTTCCTTACCTGGTGTTCCTGTCACATCTGCTCACAGTGCAACCTCTACCCCTATCCCTGCTGTTTTTTCTGGGCTGGCTTCCATAACCACTGCTACGCCAGCTCCACAAGGTTCTTCCACACCATGCGCCACACCTGCACCTGGTGAAGCTTTCGCATCTGCTACTGCACCATTTGCTGGTCTCCCGTTCTCTGCAACCTCTTCAATTGTTTCTGCTAATAATCCCACTCCATTGTCATCAGTTTTTGctggcctccctttgtccttgcCTCCCAGCACCCAAGGGATTTCTAGTCCTGTTCCATCTACAATTGCTAATTCTTCTGCCACTACCATTCCTGGTTCTCTTAGCTTGCCTAACCCAATTTTGTCTGTCTTAAAAGGATTTCTGACATCAAATGACACTTCATTAATCAATTCATCTGCTTTACCTTCTGCTATGACAAGTGAGCTTGCTTCTTTGTCTGCTCTTGCTAATCAAAGCTCTGACCCTCCCACTTCCTCTGTCAACAAATGTTATACTCCATcagccacccccaccccacagcgTCCCTCCACACCCGGGCTGGCCATTTTTCCAGGTCTTCCATCCCCATCTGTGGCCAATTCTAGTTCCACTCCTCCAACATTGCCTACACAGTCACCTTTAACCACTTCTCCATCAATTATGCCAGTCAACTGTGGCTCATCAGCCTCTCTCTTGCATGGCACAAGCCCTACTAATCCGGATCAGCAGCTCTCATCAGCCCCAGCTGCCACAAATATCCCAGTTCTGGTCAAAACAGAACCCATGAGTCCTACCCTGTCGGCCTTCAAAGGTCCTTCTCATTCAGCTGGCCCTTCTCATGGCACTATAGGACTGTCAGCGCTTGGGCGTGCATACACCTCAGCAGCTTCAGTGCCAGTCAGTTTACCCAGTTCCCTGAATCCAGCGCTATCAGGTCTCTCCTCTTTGAGTGTTCCTCTAAACAACTCCAGTTCTCTGGCTTCCATCTCCCTCCCTCATGGCTCCTCTGCTCCCATTGCCCCTGTGTTCAATGGACTCCCACCTTTTACGTCTCTAACCAGTAACTTTGCTTTTACTGGTAATCCAGCACTTACGCCACCCGTCACTCTCCCAGGGTCTTTGTTAGCTACTCCGTCTACAAGCGCTTCAGCCATGTCTGCCCCTCATGTGAGTTCCACCGCCGCCGTACTCTCAGGACTCGCCGCCTCAGCAACAGTATCTGCTCCACCCTTCTCGCTTAACTTGTCCAGTGCCgtcccttcccttttttctgttgCCCAGGGACCTCTGGGATCATCAAACCCATCCTTCCCTGGTTTTCCTGTCTCTAACACGCCCTCTGTCACTCCTGCTCTCCCTTCTTTCCCTGGCCTCCAGGCATCTTCTGCAGTAGCAGCAGTTGCACCGTTGCCAGCAGCTGCCACAGCCCCATCTCCAGCTCCGGTCCTGCCAGGGTTTGCCTCGGCCTTTAGCTCAAACTTCAACTCTGCACTTGTTGCACAGGCTGG